The Ralstonia insidiosa genome contains a region encoding:
- a CDS encoding ShlB/FhaC/HecB family hemolysin secretion/activation protein: MRSTTMRLALATGVALTSPALSWAQSSPTQGNPIDTLPKVDTSRPPEQKIQVQVQRPNPALENLLATHLTPTKFQIEGVKTLPFPEIAAYFAPLAGHDVTVAQLLQAANDVTKLYADRGFPLSFAFVPAQTFEGGVVRITVVEGYVARMRIEGTPGPLEGRLREISQRMMDEKPLRKETFERVTGVLALQPGVQITATVQPPTTTDGASELVLNVKRQPYTIGTGVEYRSPGVRAVITGTLNSVTPLGEQITVSTLQPRGPDHETFYSATWAQPIGTDGLLAKLTWSHYRGMPENLPLEQLGYQSRYLTDTQRLGLSLSYPLLLSNTRSLTVTGTFYGNDDKQQYSPQNIAIPQTELSAKARVAGAEVLYTEVNPGETRRASFGLYQGINSLGAGKSANNNVDLSFLRTRITASEAHDLPLGFGIVVSGAAQYSGAVLPSSEQISFGGRFFGLAYPAGEVAGDRGWGASVELNRVFPVSMEYLKTVQPYVLYDTAKVYSNAGTLVHDQLGSIALGVRFSDRKYYTLDLAIARPVGDKPINTSSRSLRFTAAYTYQFN; the protein is encoded by the coding sequence GTGCGGAGCACCACGATGCGGTTAGCGCTGGCCACAGGCGTTGCATTGACCAGCCCGGCACTGAGCTGGGCACAGAGCAGCCCCACGCAAGGCAACCCGATCGACACGCTGCCCAAGGTCGATACCTCCCGCCCGCCCGAGCAGAAGATCCAGGTGCAAGTGCAGCGGCCGAATCCGGCCCTGGAAAACCTGCTCGCCACGCACCTCACGCCGACCAAGTTCCAGATCGAGGGCGTCAAGACGCTACCGTTTCCCGAGATTGCTGCGTACTTCGCGCCGCTGGCCGGGCACGACGTCACCGTCGCGCAGTTGCTGCAGGCGGCCAACGATGTCACCAAGCTGTATGCCGATCGCGGCTTTCCGCTCTCCTTCGCATTCGTGCCGGCGCAGACCTTTGAGGGTGGCGTGGTCCGCATCACCGTGGTGGAAGGCTACGTGGCGCGCATGCGCATCGAGGGTACACCCGGGCCACTGGAAGGTCGGTTGCGCGAGATCTCGCAGCGGATGATGGATGAGAAACCGCTGCGCAAGGAAACCTTCGAACGTGTAACCGGCGTGCTGGCGCTGCAACCCGGCGTGCAGATCACCGCGACCGTGCAGCCGCCCACCACCACCGATGGCGCGAGCGAGCTGGTGCTCAACGTCAAGCGCCAGCCGTACACCATCGGTACCGGCGTCGAATACCGCTCGCCTGGTGTGCGTGCCGTCATCACGGGCACGCTCAACAGCGTGACGCCGCTGGGCGAGCAGATCACGGTGTCGACACTGCAACCACGCGGGCCCGATCACGAAACGTTCTACTCGGCCACCTGGGCGCAACCGATCGGCACCGACGGGCTGCTGGCTAAGCTCACGTGGTCGCACTATCGCGGCATGCCCGAGAACCTGCCGCTTGAGCAGCTCGGCTATCAGTCGCGCTATCTGACCGACACGCAGCGGCTGGGGCTTTCGCTCAGCTATCCGTTGCTGTTGTCGAACACGCGCAGCCTGACAGTCACCGGCACGTTTTATGGCAACGACGACAAGCAGCAGTACTCGCCGCAGAACATCGCCATCCCGCAAACCGAGTTGAGCGCCAAGGCACGCGTGGCCGGCGCCGAAGTGCTGTATACCGAGGTCAACCCGGGCGAGACACGTCGCGCGTCGTTCGGCCTGTACCAGGGCATCAACAGCCTCGGGGCCGGCAAGTCTGCCAACAACAATGTTGACCTGAGCTTCCTGCGCACGCGCATTACCGCAAGCGAGGCACACGACTTGCCGCTCGGCTTCGGCATCGTGGTTTCGGGCGCAGCGCAGTACAGCGGCGCGGTGCTGCCGTCGTCGGAGCAGATCAGCTTTGGCGGGCGTTTCTTCGGCTTGGCCTATCCGGCGGGCGAAGTGGCCGGCGACCGCGGCTGGGGCGCATCGGTAGAACTCAACCGGGTCTTTCCGGTGTCGATGGAATACTTGAAGACCGTGCAACCCTACGTGCTATACGACACGGCCAAGGTGTATTCAAACGCCGGCACGCTGGTGCATGACCAGCTTGGCTCCATTGCGCTGGGGGTGCGCTTCTCCGACCGCAAGTACTACACGCTGGACTTGGCCATTGCCCGCCCGGTGGGCGACAAGCCGATCAACACGAGCTCTCGCAGCCTGCGCTTCACCGCGGCCTATACCTACCAGTTCAACTAG
- a CDS encoding A24 family peptidase: MPNWLVAAGLVLSVVLVTCGPIWALAYDWRDVLLGGSIAFACFLPLYVVGWMGAGDVKFFAVAGMLAGWHGLVAVWLISSLLAGVHALVILLLRRMDASEPFAWVVMRMAPALTRWQTGQAGRRGIPYAAYMAIGLLCLQWVPSEMRMPWLPGM, encoded by the coding sequence GTGCCTAACTGGCTCGTCGCCGCAGGACTGGTGCTGTCTGTCGTGCTCGTGACATGCGGGCCGATCTGGGCGCTGGCTTACGACTGGCGTGATGTCTTGCTGGGCGGTTCCATTGCGTTTGCTTGCTTCTTGCCGCTCTATGTCGTGGGCTGGATGGGTGCGGGCGACGTCAAGTTCTTTGCCGTAGCGGGCATGTTGGCGGGTTGGCATGGCTTGGTAGCGGTCTGGCTGATCAGCAGCCTGCTGGCTGGGGTCCATGCGTTGGTGATCCTGCTATTGCGTCGGATGGATGCGTCAGAACCATTCGCCTGGGTCGTCATGCGAATGGCACCTGCGTTGACGCGTTGGCAGACCGGACAAGCGGGGCGGCGCGGGATTCCCTATGCAGCGTACATGGCGATTGGCTTGCTATGCCTGCAGTGGGTGCCATCGGAGATGCGCATGCCTTGGCTGCCGGGCATGTAG
- a CDS encoding TadE/TadG family type IV pilus assembly protein, producing MPALERDSVRILARRGGSFAPYRGRFHGGAASIEFAIALPVLMLLMLGITYYGLLFGIQQALTLAAEEGARAALRYQPSNSQRVAAAYTAANASLPAFISSQVTTNQSGAPLVTCPTIASMQCLSVVLTLPVTTGNNPLLPAIPLLPVPTSLTGSAVVQLVPSS from the coding sequence ATGCCGGCATTAGAACGGGACAGTGTGCGTATCCTGGCGCGCAGAGGGGGATCGTTTGCCCCCTACAGAGGGCGCTTCCACGGTGGGGCGGCATCGATTGAGTTTGCCATCGCTTTGCCGGTCTTGATGCTGCTGATGCTCGGCATCACCTACTACGGCCTACTCTTCGGCATCCAGCAGGCACTGACATTGGCAGCCGAAGAGGGCGCCCGCGCAGCGCTGCGCTACCAGCCTTCCAATTCTCAGCGCGTGGCTGCGGCTTATACCGCTGCCAATGCCTCGCTGCCGGCTTTCATCAGTTCGCAGGTCACCACCAACCAGAGCGGTGCGCCACTGGTGACGTGTCCGACCATCGCCAGCATGCAATGCCTGAGCGTTGTGCTCACGCTGCCTGTTACCACGGGTAACAACCCGCTGCTGCCTGCCATTCCGCTGCTGCCGGTGCCAACCTCGCTTACGGGGTCGGCGGTTGTGCAGCTCGTGCCCAGCAGCTGA
- a CDS encoding collagen-like triple helix repeat-containing protein, producing the protein MNKNIKCLAATMASLLVLGGCASSGSGDMGGALGGSNGGGGSNNNTGGSTPSPSPSPSPSPSPSPSPSPSPSPTPAPAPLTPAGTILNKTGNVVSATGSAVSGIGSDIKNAPLPSQLSGVQSGLGGVVDNVGTTVSALGAGVQNGLGSIGRNPDPVGTTVSSLGNVVTDAGNTVTSAGTLVNNLGTGPLAPLAPVTTPLAGVVTQVGQAVANGGGTLGTALSTGPVQQLTQQLSTAIVPITSQLTSATQTLGATTGLGSPVNTLLGQLGGAVANGGSAITATHAPVVGNLGGVVTAVGNTVGALGGAVYSPTTSPGGNPLAPITGLLGGLGGATGGSNPLAPITGALGGLGGAGGSNPLAPVTGLLGGLTGGAAGGANPLAPITGALGGLGGAGGSNPLAPITGVLGGLTGGAAGGSNPLAPITGALGGLGGAAGGSNPVSSITAPVGTVVTTVGSGLTSAGAATPLAPVTGTVGGLLGTVGGVLGGTRH; encoded by the coding sequence ATGAATAAGAACATCAAGTGCCTGGCAGCTACGATGGCAAGCCTGTTGGTCTTGGGCGGTTGCGCCAGCTCGGGTTCGGGTGATATGGGTGGTGCGCTGGGTGGCTCAAACGGAGGCGGCGGCTCGAACAACAATACGGGCGGCTCAACGCCGTCACCTTCGCCTTCGCCCTCTCCGTCGCCGTCACCTTCGCCCTCTCCGTCCCCGTCGCCCTCGCCGACGCCCGCACCGGCGCCTCTTACGCCGGCTGGCACGATCCTCAACAAAACGGGCAATGTCGTGTCAGCCACTGGCTCGGCGGTCAGCGGTATCGGCTCGGACATCAAGAACGCACCACTGCCCTCGCAGTTGAGCGGCGTGCAGAGCGGCCTGGGTGGTGTGGTGGATAACGTTGGCACGACCGTTTCGGCGCTGGGCGCTGGCGTACAAAATGGCCTCGGCAGCATCGGGCGCAATCCGGATCCTGTTGGCACCACGGTGTCGAGCCTTGGTAACGTGGTCACGGACGCAGGCAACACAGTCACCAGCGCCGGTACGCTGGTCAACAATCTGGGCACTGGCCCGCTGGCGCCGCTGGCCCCTGTGACGACGCCGCTGGCTGGCGTGGTCACGCAAGTCGGCCAAGCCGTTGCCAACGGTGGCGGCACCCTGGGCACGGCGCTGTCGACCGGCCCTGTGCAGCAGCTCACGCAGCAACTCAGCACGGCTATCGTGCCGATTACTTCGCAGCTCACCAGCGCAACGCAAACGCTGGGGGCAACCACCGGCCTGGGTTCACCGGTCAACACGCTGCTGGGCCAGTTGGGCGGTGCGGTCGCCAACGGCGGTAGCGCCATCACCGCAACCCATGCACCGGTCGTTGGCAACCTGGGCGGTGTGGTGACGGCGGTCGGCAATACGGTTGGCGCGCTGGGCGGCGCGGTGTACTCGCCGACGACGTCGCCAGGCGGCAACCCGCTGGCTCCGATTACCGGCCTGCTCGGCGGCCTGGGCGGGGCGACGGGTGGCTCCAACCCGCTTGCGCCAATTACCGGTGCGCTCGGCGGCTTGGGTGGTGCGGGTGGTAGCAATCCGCTGGCGCCCGTCACTGGCCTGTTGGGCGGCTTGACGGGTGGCGCGGCTGGTGGCGCCAACCCGCTCGCACCGATTACCGGCGCGCTCGGTGGCTTGGGTGGTGCAGGTGGTAGTAATCCGCTGGCACCGATCACTGGTGTGTTGGGTGGCTTGACGGGTGGCGCGGCTGGTGGCTCCAACCCGCTCGCACCGATTACCGGTGCACTCGGCGGCCTCGGCGGTGCTGCTGGCGGCAGCAACCCGGTCAGCTCGATCACGGCACCGGTGGGCACGGTTGTCACCACCGTGGGCAGCGGCCTGACTTCAGCCGGCGCAGCAACGCCGCTGGCACCGGTAACCGGTACGGTGGGCGGCCTGCTGGGCACGGTGGGCGGCGTACTGGGCGGCACGCGTCACTAA
- a CDS encoding putative bifunctional diguanylate cyclase/phosphodiesterase, with protein sequence MHNDFHIALLLFAWVSTGLTTFAALDAATRLPGGSTVAKRRNWRIACAVILGIGLWSGLWLAQVGLHRPLATPLTAPISATLMTVLAASLAAFLVVLGDTSTAIAAQPPHRHRIAMGAIALGIGLLMAELYLARPWVHDDALSLQRTLVGWGGSTLVLGAGTCLAMCMAFHLPPVQRRAAVGLRARAAAVLATSVVLSLAAWPSASAWPADEATTLHVVPVIMLSAGGVLLALGLHAVLIMLETRVDSAQAHLTASLARVATQPPTPQHHDALTGLPNRLQLRQSLDSAILSTTRRGRPFALFCLDLDNFGQINEQYGRATGDRVLQIIAERLRQTMRGEDMVARLGGDEFAILVEGLTLPEAAATVGDKLLFRLRELVEVDGRRLRATASIGVVIHPHNGATADTLLEHADAAMFDCKQSTGNAYRFYEPRLNTTAHRVLQIQRALSHAALNGQLSVYYQPKFDALTQAMSGAEALLRWNHPELGPVSPAEFIPLAERTGTIVELGDWVVEEVCRQIMHWDAAGMAPQRIAVNLSPRQFQQPDLVQRLSQILHRYQVSAHRLMFEITETAAMRDASQSIAAIRQIQALGIEVAIDDFGTGYSSLSYLQRFRAQQIKIDRAFVSALDDNPLEAAAIIRAICAMAHSLDMTVVAEGVETEAQMEALVSLQCDQVQGYLLARPLPAKDFQGLLEGVQFA encoded by the coding sequence ATGCATAACGATTTCCATATTGCGCTGCTGCTGTTTGCGTGGGTAAGCACGGGCTTAACCACGTTTGCCGCACTAGACGCTGCGACACGTCTGCCGGGGGGGTCGACGGTCGCAAAACGCCGCAACTGGCGCATTGCCTGTGCCGTCATTCTCGGCATCGGGCTATGGTCGGGGCTTTGGCTCGCTCAGGTCGGCCTGCACCGCCCATTGGCGACACCGCTCACAGCCCCCATTTCCGCCACGCTCATGACCGTGTTGGCGGCCTCGCTCGCCGCATTCCTGGTGGTATTGGGCGATACGTCGACCGCCATCGCCGCGCAGCCTCCGCACCGCCATCGCATTGCCATGGGCGCTATCGCACTCGGTATCGGGCTGTTGATGGCAGAGCTGTATCTGGCGCGCCCATGGGTGCATGACGACGCCCTCTCGCTGCAGCGCACGCTCGTTGGCTGGGGGGGCAGCACCCTTGTGCTCGGTGCGGGGACATGCCTGGCGATGTGCATGGCCTTTCATCTACCGCCGGTACAGCGCCGAGCCGCCGTCGGCTTGCGTGCACGGGCAGCGGCAGTGTTGGCGACATCCGTAGTGCTATCGCTGGCGGCATGGCCGTCGGCCAGCGCCTGGCCCGCAGACGAGGCAACCACGTTGCACGTGGTGCCCGTCATCATGCTGAGTGCCGGCGGTGTGCTGCTTGCGCTTGGACTGCACGCGGTGCTGATCATGCTGGAGACGCGAGTCGATTCCGCACAGGCCCATCTGACCGCATCTCTGGCACGTGTCGCGACTCAGCCACCTACGCCACAGCATCACGATGCGCTAACCGGCTTGCCGAATCGGCTTCAGCTTCGGCAATCGCTGGATAGCGCGATCCTCTCGACAACGCGGCGCGGGCGTCCTTTCGCCCTCTTCTGCCTCGACCTGGACAACTTTGGCCAGATCAACGAGCAATACGGCCGCGCCACCGGCGACCGCGTTTTGCAGATCATCGCCGAGCGCCTGCGCCAGACCATGCGCGGCGAAGACATGGTTGCCCGGCTGGGCGGCGACGAGTTCGCCATTCTGGTCGAGGGCCTCACCCTGCCCGAGGCGGCCGCCACCGTTGGCGACAAGCTCCTGTTCCGCCTGCGCGAACTGGTAGAAGTGGACGGCCGCCGCCTGCGCGCGACGGCCAGCATCGGCGTGGTGATCCATCCGCACAATGGCGCAACGGCCGACACGCTTCTGGAGCATGCGGACGCCGCCATGTTCGATTGCAAGCAGTCCACCGGCAATGCCTACCGCTTCTACGAGCCGCGCCTGAACACGACTGCGCATCGCGTGCTGCAGATCCAGCGCGCGCTTTCGCATGCGGCGCTCAATGGGCAACTGTCGGTGTACTACCAGCCAAAGTTCGATGCGCTCACGCAGGCTATGAGCGGCGCAGAGGCGCTGCTGCGCTGGAATCACCCAGAGCTTGGCCCCGTGTCACCCGCCGAGTTCATCCCGCTGGCGGAGCGCACCGGCACCATCGTCGAGTTGGGCGATTGGGTGGTCGAAGAAGTCTGCCGCCAGATCATGCATTGGGATGCGGCCGGCATGGCCCCGCAACGAATCGCGGTCAATCTCTCGCCGCGCCAGTTTCAGCAACCCGACCTCGTGCAGCGCCTGTCGCAGATCCTGCACCGCTATCAGGTGAGCGCACACCGCCTGATGTTTGAGATTACCGAGACAGCCGCCATGCGCGATGCCAGCCAGAGCATTGCAGCGATCCGCCAGATCCAGGCGCTTGGCATTGAAGTCGCCATCGACGATTTCGGCACCGGTTATTCCAGCCTGAGTTATCTGCAGCGCTTCCGCGCCCAGCAGATCAAGATCGACCGGGCATTCGTCTCTGCGCTTGATGACAACCCGCTCGAGGCGGCCGCAATCATCCGTGCCATCTGCGCGATGGCGCATTCGCTGGATATGACGGTGGTGGCGGAAGGCGTGGAAACCGAGGCGCAGATGGAGGCCTTGGTGAGCCTGCAATGCGATCAGGTTCAAGGCTATCTGTTGGCGCGCCCGTTACCGGCAAAGGATTTTCAGGGCTTGCTTGAAGGCGTGCAGTTCGCCTGA
- a CDS encoding Flp family type IVb pilin: MKNAVLKFLRDEQGATAIEYGMIAGLIAAAIVTVVSALGTQITAKFQTICTSLKGSAC; encoded by the coding sequence ATGAAAAACGCCGTTTTGAAATTTCTTCGCGACGAACAAGGTGCTACGGCCATCGAGTACGGCATGATCGCCGGCTTGATCGCGGCGGCCATCGTGACGGTTGTCAGCGCTCTTGGCACACAGATTACGGCCAAATTTCAGACGATCTGTACGAGCCTGAAAGGCTCGGCGTGCTAG
- a CDS encoding helix-turn-helix transcriptional regulator codes for MLSFSKELPITKEVAQKNNNQHSDSGQQYVRPQHADGEGQSSQSSQYAPGATMLQRLSDDAEFHRLVDTIYEAVLDPAQMPTALALLSIYAGAESAHYFVWDKQADAPRQGVSSGWCQHCPQPGDCNTFCQDPQLLHAPQAEDTPARGVTLMDTPDLCITMRLRTRDGISEVSAAEREERLQRVLPHLQRAARMQQRNQELNELAALGMAGLDTLDFGVMVIERSMRVKYANAWARTMATEDDRLSLDGSMLHSADHTHNAALRNLIEHAAGSMGVQGAAGSWMYLARDGRPVPFIATPLAPSDAMRSTWAAPLALVLVGNSEARSVMDAGVLASLFGLTNKECIVAARLAAGETLQEIADREFLSLHTVRVHIRDILRKTGTHRQSELVRLLHLLPSVDLERAGAATPASRRRTRLNA; via the coding sequence ATGTTAAGTTTTTCCAAAGAGTTGCCGATTACCAAGGAAGTCGCGCAGAAGAACAACAACCAACACAGCGACAGCGGCCAACAGTACGTCAGGCCGCAACACGCCGATGGCGAGGGACAGTCCTCTCAGTCATCGCAATACGCACCGGGGGCCACCATGCTGCAACGTCTATCGGATGACGCAGAGTTTCATCGACTCGTCGATACCATCTACGAGGCGGTGCTCGACCCCGCGCAGATGCCGACTGCCCTAGCCCTGCTCTCTATCTACGCCGGGGCCGAAAGCGCACATTATTTTGTATGGGACAAGCAAGCCGACGCGCCACGCCAGGGCGTTTCGTCGGGCTGGTGCCAACACTGCCCGCAACCGGGCGACTGCAACACGTTCTGCCAAGACCCTCAATTGCTACATGCCCCACAGGCTGAAGACACACCTGCGCGTGGCGTAACGTTGATGGACACCCCGGACCTCTGCATCACCATGCGCCTGCGCACACGGGACGGCATCTCGGAAGTGAGTGCCGCCGAACGCGAAGAGCGCCTGCAACGCGTCCTACCTCACCTGCAGCGTGCGGCACGCATGCAGCAACGCAATCAAGAACTGAACGAACTCGCCGCGCTCGGCATGGCCGGGTTGGATACGCTCGACTTTGGCGTGATGGTGATCGAACGCAGCATGCGTGTGAAATACGCCAACGCATGGGCGCGCACGATGGCCACAGAAGACGATCGTTTGTCGCTTGATGGCAGCATGTTGCACTCCGCTGATCACACTCACAATGCGGCACTGCGCAACCTGATCGAACACGCGGCTGGCTCGATGGGCGTGCAAGGCGCCGCCGGCTCGTGGATGTATCTGGCACGCGATGGGCGGCCCGTTCCCTTCATCGCCACGCCGCTGGCACCCTCTGATGCCATGCGCTCGACCTGGGCGGCGCCGCTCGCCTTGGTACTGGTGGGTAACTCTGAGGCACGGTCGGTCATGGATGCGGGCGTGCTCGCCTCGCTTTTCGGGCTGACGAACAAAGAATGCATCGTCGCTGCGCGACTGGCCGCAGGAGAGACCCTGCAGGAAATCGCCGACCGTGAATTCCTGTCGCTGCACACCGTGCGCGTGCACATCCGCGACATCCTGCGCAAGACCGGCACGCACCGCCAATCCGAGCTCGTGCGCCTGCTGCATCTGCTGCCCAGCGTTGATCTGGAGCGCGCCGGAGCCGCCACCCCCGCATCCCGCCGGCGCACTCGCCTGAACGCCTGA
- a CDS encoding methyl-accepting chemotaxis protein yields the protein MNRLTLRQKLWLPLVLSWLCLLVITLWSAWSARTVRMEERQRDLQNVSATAFSVIKEYGQLAQDGKMPVEEAKAQAIARLKDMRYGTDGYFSLSRTDTVSVMHPFKPEMVGKNMSAATDPEGKHLFVDIAQTAKAGGGFVRYLWPKPGSDKAEPKLTYVSYYEPWDWSMTTGLYIDDVDAAFRTSLMQSLGLLLGVGLLMTVVVVAVTRGLQRQLGGEPAYAADVAARIAGGDLAVRVQTRPGDRDSMLFAMAQMQQQLTGTISDIKNSADSIASATKQIAAGNADLSQRTEQQASSLEETASSMEELTSIVKQNADNARQASTLAVNASDIAVKGGEVVGRVVETMSGINESSKKIADIIGVIEGIAFQTNILALNAAVEAARAGEQGRGFAVVAGEVRSLAQRSASAAKEIKELIGDSVGRVQNGSALVQEAGTVIDEVVVAVKRVTDIMGEISAASDEQSSGIEQVNQAVNQMDEVTQQNAALVEQAAAAALSLEEQAQLLRSAVGRFQV from the coding sequence ATGAACCGACTCACGCTTCGACAGAAGCTGTGGCTGCCGCTCGTCCTGAGCTGGCTGTGCCTGCTTGTCATCACATTGTGGAGTGCATGGAGCGCACGCACCGTGCGCATGGAGGAGCGGCAACGCGATCTCCAGAACGTCAGTGCCACCGCATTCAGCGTCATCAAGGAATACGGCCAACTGGCGCAAGACGGCAAGATGCCGGTAGAAGAGGCCAAGGCCCAGGCCATCGCACGTTTGAAAGACATGCGCTACGGCACCGACGGTTATTTCTCGCTGTCGAGAACCGATACCGTTTCGGTCATGCACCCGTTCAAGCCTGAGATGGTCGGCAAGAACATGTCTGCTGCGACCGACCCTGAGGGTAAGCACCTGTTCGTGGACATCGCGCAGACGGCCAAGGCGGGCGGCGGGTTTGTACGCTACCTGTGGCCCAAGCCTGGCAGCGACAAGGCGGAGCCCAAGCTGACCTACGTCTCGTATTACGAGCCCTGGGATTGGTCGATGACGACAGGGCTCTATATCGATGACGTTGATGCAGCGTTTCGTACCTCGCTCATGCAATCGCTCGGCCTGTTGCTGGGTGTTGGCCTGCTGATGACCGTGGTTGTCGTGGCCGTCACGCGCGGTTTGCAGCGTCAGCTGGGCGGTGAACCGGCGTATGCCGCAGACGTTGCCGCACGTATTGCAGGAGGCGATCTGGCGGTGCGTGTGCAGACGCGCCCAGGCGATCGCGACAGCATGCTCTTTGCCATGGCGCAGATGCAGCAGCAACTGACGGGCACGATCAGCGACATCAAGAACTCGGCCGATTCCATTGCCAGCGCAACCAAGCAGATTGCGGCCGGCAATGCCGATCTGTCACAGCGGACGGAGCAGCAGGCATCGTCGCTGGAAGAGACAGCATCGAGCATGGAAGAGCTGACATCGATCGTGAAGCAGAACGCCGACAACGCGCGTCAGGCCAGCACGCTGGCAGTCAACGCGTCGGATATTGCCGTCAAGGGCGGCGAAGTGGTCGGGCGCGTTGTCGAGACCATGTCGGGCATCAACGAGAGCAGCAAGAAGATTGCCGACATCATTGGCGTGATCGAGGGCATTGCGTTCCAGACCAACATCCTGGCACTCAACGCCGCGGTGGAAGCCGCGCGTGCCGGCGAGCAGGGCCGCGGCTTTGCGGTGGTGGCGGGCGAGGTGCGCAGCCTGGCACAGCGCTCGGCCAGTGCCGCCAAGGAGATCAAGGAGTTGATTGGCGACTCGGTGGGGCGTGTGCAGAACGGTTCTGCGCTGGTGCAGGAAGCGGGAACCGTGATTGACGAAGTGGTGGTCGCGGTCAAGCGCGTGACCGACATCATGGGAGAGATTTCTGCCGCGTCCGACGAGCAAAGCTCGGGCATTGAGCAGGTCAATCAGGCGGTGAATCAGATGGATGAGGTGACGCAGCAGAACGCTGCGCTGGTGGAGCAGGCTGCGGCAGCTGCGCTTTCGCTGGAAGAGCAGGCGCAATTGCTGCGCTCAGCGGTGGGACGCTTCCAGGTATAA
- a CDS encoding H-NS family nucleoid-associated regulatory protein, producing the protein MPTYKEIVQKISELQRQADELRANEQATVIAEIKQKIVEYGLTADDLGFGAKGAVASKKAGRKVPVRYRDSSGNTWTGRGKRPGWLVKELSSGRKMEDFLVA; encoded by the coding sequence ATGCCGACTTACAAAGAAATCGTTCAGAAGATCTCTGAACTGCAGCGCCAGGCCGATGAACTCCGGGCAAACGAACAGGCGACGGTGATCGCTGAAATCAAGCAGAAGATCGTGGAATATGGCCTGACCGCCGACGACCTCGGTTTTGGTGCCAAGGGTGCAGTGGCTTCGAAAAAGGCCGGCCGCAAGGTACCGGTGCGTTACCGCGACAGCAGCGGCAATACCTGGACGGGCCGCGGCAAGCGTCCGGGCTGGCTGGTGAAGGAACTGTCGTCGGGCCGCAAGATGGAAGATTTTCTGGTCGCCTGA
- a CDS encoding collagen-like triple helix repeat-containing protein yields MLAACSSGGGGSGSSPNPSPNDLTGVTPVGKVANGTGNTVVATGQAISSLGTTLQNANIPGLSDQAKAGLGGTVSNVGKAVSDLGLGVQTGLGKMGQNPNPIGTTVASTGNVVTDLGQTTVSAGTLVQGLGQGSGAPLAPITQPVGGGVQQVGQALIGGGTLLGSALSSGAVQQVTQQASSAIVPVTTQVTNATQMLGDATGLGGGLNTLLGAVGGGVAGAGNTITGTGVPVVSTLGPVVSSVGVTVAALGGVGTAGGSSGGNPLSGLLGGVGGAAGGGNPLAPLTGLLGGAAGGSNPLAPIAGLLSGAAGGSNPLAPVTGLLGGAAGGSNPLAPITGLLGGVTSAAGGASGGNPLAPVTNLLGGVSSLAH; encoded by the coding sequence ATGCTGGCAGCGTGCTCTTCGGGTGGTGGCGGTTCCGGCAGCTCGCCGAACCCCAGCCCGAACGACCTGACGGGTGTGACGCCTGTCGGCAAGGTCGCCAACGGCACCGGCAACACGGTTGTAGCGACGGGGCAGGCTATCAGCAGCCTCGGCACGACCCTGCAGAACGCGAATATTCCGGGCCTTTCCGACCAAGCCAAGGCTGGCCTGGGCGGTACGGTCAGCAACGTCGGCAAGGCCGTCAGCGATCTGGGCCTGGGTGTACAAACCGGTCTGGGCAAGATGGGCCAGAACCCGAATCCGATCGGCACGACCGTGGCCAGCACCGGCAACGTCGTGACAGACCTCGGCCAAACCACGGTTAGCGCCGGTACGCTCGTGCAGGGCCTGGGCCAAGGCTCGGGCGCGCCGCTTGCACCGATCACCCAGCCGGTCGGCGGTGGCGTGCAGCAGGTTGGCCAAGCGCTGATTGGCGGCGGCACGTTGCTGGGCAGCGCGCTGTCGTCTGGCGCGGTGCAGCAAGTCACGCAGCAGGCCAGCTCGGCCATCGTGCCGGTCACCACGCAAGTGACTAATGCAACGCAAATGCTGGGTGATGCGACTGGCCTGGGTGGCGGTCTCAATACCTTGCTGGGTGCGGTTGGCGGTGGCGTGGCTGGTGCCGGTAACACCATCACCGGGACTGGCGTGCCGGTAGTTTCAACCCTGGGCCCGGTGGTTTCCTCTGTTGGGGTTACGGTGGCCGCCCTGGGTGGCGTAGGCACTGCAGGCGGCTCGTCTGGCGGCAATCCGCTGAGTGGCTTGCTCGGCGGCGTGGGTGGTGCCGCGGGCGGCGGCAATCCGCTGGCACCGTTGACCGGCTTGCTGGGCGGCGCGGCCGGTGGCTCCAACCCCTTGGCGCCCATTGCCGGCCTGCTGAGCGGCGCCGCTGGCGGCAGCAACCCGCTTGCGCCCGTTACCGGCTTGCTGGGCGGTGCCGCTGGCGGCTCCAACCCCCTGGCGCCTATCACTGGCCTGTTGGGCGGCGTGACCAGCGCCGCCGGCGGTGCATCGGGCGGCAATCCGTTGGCGCCTGTTACGAACTTGCTGGGCGGCGTAAGCAGCCTGGCGCACTGA